From Streptomyces sp. SCSIO 75703:
GGTGACCACGGCGACCGGGACGACCCGCCCGGCCTTGCGGCCCGCGATCACCGCGACGTCGCCGGTGTCGGGCACGTCGTTGAGGACGACCTCCTCCATGAACACCGAATAGCCGGTGCCGTGTTCGGTCTCGATGGCGTCGGCGGCGCGGTCGACGAGGAAGAAGTCGCCATGCTCGTCACGGTATGCCATATCGCCTGGCAGCCAGTAACCGCCCAGCTTGAAGCGGTAGGTGGTGTCGGAGTCGGCCCAGTAGCCGGGGGTGATGGCGGGCCCCTTGGCGGCGAGGTGGCCGACCTCGTTGTCGTCGGCCTCGCTGCCGTCCGTGCGCAGGATGGTGACCTCGGCGACGCCGACCGGCTTGCCGGCGCAGCGGTCGTTGCGCTCGGTGTCCAGGGTGCGGACCTTCAGCAGGACGCCCCAGCCGAGTTCGGTGGTGCCGAGCCGGTCGAAGAAGAGGGCGGGCGCCAGGCCCTCGCCGCGCATCGACAGGACCTTGGTGATGTGCGCCTGGTGCACGGCGTCGCCGATGGACACCCACGCGTCGACGGAGTCGAGCGAGCCCGGCTCCGGGTCGATGGCGGCCAGCTCGGCGTAGCCGTGCGCGAACGACATCACGGAGGTGGGCCGGTACCGCCCGACGGCCGCGGCGAGTTCGCCGCCGCTGCGGTCGCTGAGCGCGACGATCGGGGTGCCGCCGAGGACCGCGTACACGGTGTACGCGACGCAGCCCAGGTGCGACTGGGGCAGCGCGGTCATCATGAGGGCGCCCGGCTGCTCCTCGTGGTCGACCAGGCGGAACTTCGGTCCCGAGACGATCGACTTGTGGGTGTGGATGGTGGGCTTGGGCCGGCCGGTGGTCCCGGAGGAGTGCAGGAGGGCGACCGGGTCGTCGTCGTGGTGGTTCCAGTACGCGTCCTCGGGCAGGGTCG
This genomic window contains:
- a CDS encoding class I adenylate-forming enzyme family protein gives rise to the protein MTTFAPTVLTPEQRAAVAADSSIGGGNLLRKALAVNPRPDVPFIHATRPIATPDGGSAQDFSLAEFDALAQSWSAWYREQGVRPRDRVAVWFEDSIAYSLHFYALAQIGAVALLVNSNASRAIAVSLIEQTTPVGLYADQDRVDLLGPAARELPSLQWIRSAAELPAPPAATLPEDAYWNHHDDDPVALLHSSGTTGRPKPTIHTHKSIVSGPKFRLVDHEEQPGALMMTALPQSHLGCVAYTVYAVLGGTPIVALSDRSGGELAAAVGRYRPTSVMSFAHGYAELAAIDPEPGSLDSVDAWVSIGDAVHQAHITKVLSMRGEGLAPALFFDRLGTTELGWGVLLKVRTLDTERNDRCAGKPVGVAEVTILRTDGSEADDNEVGHLAAKGPAITPGYWADSDTTYRFKLGGYWLPGDMAYRDEHGDFFLVDRAADAIETEHGTGYSVFMEEVVLNDVPDTGDVAVIAGRKAGRVVPVAVVTAAGADPDKLLLQANEALRAAGHPPLGLLEIARSEADFPVGVTGKVLKRQLRDKYADLTAYLAAADGKVLAATAEVTA